The Luteolibacter arcticus genome has a window encoding:
- the lgt gene encoding prolipoprotein diacylglyceryl transferase, producing the protein MFATYVHDMSPVLIRFTDAIQLRWYGLAYLAAFLVGAWLLNVLAKRKLWVLPPGAAGDFIAAAAIFGVFIGGRLGYMLWYHSREHGWSWVNEDPLMLFKVWEGGMASHGGILGLVIFTWFYARKKKVSWRGLGDGLCVVSPLGLFFGRLANFINGELYGRPAEGVAWAVKFPRALVEQQNAEGKNLEPALLAAEGASDKLKTLWSQQMPPDRIAFEQMLELQRHDPAISKAIDPFLLPRHPSQLYEGLLEGIALFAILWWVRTRFPQLPAGVLTGLFFIFYALFRIFAEQFREPDAKMVGAMTSGQFLSLFMIVAGAVFIVAAKLMPTKNRMSPGPSPEGH; encoded by the coding sequence GTGTTCGCGACTTACGTGCATGACATGAGCCCGGTGCTCATCCGATTTACCGATGCCATCCAGCTCCGCTGGTATGGGCTGGCCTATCTGGCGGCATTCCTGGTGGGGGCCTGGCTGCTGAACGTGCTGGCGAAGCGCAAGCTGTGGGTGCTGCCGCCCGGCGCTGCGGGAGACTTCATCGCGGCCGCGGCGATCTTCGGGGTCTTCATCGGCGGGCGGCTCGGCTACATGTTGTGGTATCACAGCCGCGAACACGGCTGGAGCTGGGTCAATGAGGACCCGCTGATGCTTTTCAAGGTCTGGGAAGGCGGCATGGCCAGCCACGGCGGCATCCTCGGGCTGGTGATTTTCACGTGGTTCTACGCCCGGAAGAAGAAGGTCTCGTGGCGCGGCCTCGGCGATGGCCTCTGCGTCGTTTCCCCGCTCGGCCTGTTCTTCGGGCGGCTGGCGAATTTCATCAATGGCGAGCTCTACGGCCGCCCGGCGGAAGGCGTCGCGTGGGCAGTAAAATTCCCCCGCGCGCTGGTGGAGCAGCAGAATGCCGAGGGGAAAAACCTGGAGCCCGCCCTGTTGGCCGCCGAGGGCGCATCGGACAAGCTCAAGACCCTGTGGTCCCAGCAAATGCCGCCGGACCGGATTGCCTTCGAGCAAATGCTGGAGCTGCAACGCCACGACCCGGCGATCTCGAAAGCCATCGATCCCTTCCTGCTGCCCCGTCATCCGTCGCAGCTTTACGAAGGACTGCTGGAAGGCATCGCGCTGTTCGCGATCCTCTGGTGGGTCCGCACGCGTTTCCCTCAACTGCCAGCCGGGGTGCTGACCGGGCTGTTCTTCATCTTCTACGCGCTGTTCCGGATCTTCGCAGAGCAGTTCCGCGAGCCGGACGCAAAGATGGTCGGAGCGATGACCAGCGGACAGTTCCTGTCCCTCTTCATGATCGTGGCGGGCGCGGTGTTCATCGTCGCCGCGAAGCTGATGCCGACCAAGAACAGAATGAGCCCGGGTCCCTCTCCGGAGGGGCACTGA